Proteins from a genomic interval of Corythoichthys intestinalis isolate RoL2023-P3 chromosome 3, ASM3026506v1, whole genome shotgun sequence:
- the LOC130913757 gene encoding GRAM domain-containing protein 2B isoform X1: MTDTSTQQVVGNRRPCGGTYGRYYNKDKHMTDSSEVDMVSEERQRSPKMLREHLQNSETEQQQPQQQESSTCRRSALVRSKTFDASLLTPIQSELDSKLERKKSHYSQLSKGNSQYHKIFKEISKDEQLRQSYTCALQKDILYQGRMFVSDHWICFHSKVFGKDTKIAIPVISVTHVKKTKTALLVPNAVVIATANDRYVFVSFLARDNTYKFLMSICLHLEEKSPCNSPIPSSSQLNFRGRTSPHSPRFPLSFHADFVDLDRTLRKSQQDTEESSTSDSQTPDDDKMGEFPGPSFLDILKSPPDHQHQMKNLLHKVPKQESKQHGLEVKREDTRSGQTLSLNTLLCVYLILVCFLVLSSCFLTVKMFSLEHRLATLGSVADLAQPENDYLRGSDNVNREFFSELLSLNLKKLEKVQKNLQRLLDEAV; the protein is encoded by the exons ATGACGGACACCAGCACGCAGCAGGTGGTCGGCAACAGGAGACCATGTGGAGGAACATATGGACGCTACTACAACAAGGACAAACACATGACTGACAG CTCAGAAGTGGACATGGTTTCTGAGGAGCGTCAAAGGAGCCCAAAAATGCTCCGTGAGCATCTGCAGAACAGCGAGACTGAACAGCAACAACCTCAACAACAGGAATCATCAACATGCAGGAGATCAGCTCTGGTCAG GTCAAAAACATTTGATGCATCTCTGCTGACCCCGATTCAAAGTGAGCTGGATTCAAAGCTAGAGAGGAAGAAGTCTCACTACAGTCAG CTGTCCAAGGGTAATAGTCAATATCATAAAATCTTCAAGGAGATCAGCAAAGACGAGCAACTCAGGCAAA GTTACACATGTGCTCTGCAGAAGGACATCTTGTACCAGGGCCGCATGTTTGTCTCCGACCACTGGATCTGCTTCCACTCTAAAGTCTTTGGAAAAGACACCAAG ATCGCCATACCGGTAATATCTGTCACGCATGTCAAGAAGACCAAAACGGCCCTCTTGGTGCCCAACGCTGTTGTTATTGCCACAGCAAATGATAGG TACGTCTTTGTGTCCTTCCTGGCCCGGGACAACACCTACAAGTTCCTCATGTCCATCTGTCTTCACTTAGAG GAGAAGAGTCCATGCAACAGTCCCATCCCATCTTCATCCCAACTCAACTTTCGAGGTCGGACATCGCCTCACTCGCCACGTTTTCCTCTG AGTTTCCATGCCGACTTTGTGGATCTGGACAGAACACTACGGAAGAGTCAACAAGACACGGAAGAAAGCAGCACTTCCGATTCCCAGACGCCGGACGATGACAAGATGGGAG AATTCCCAGGTCCTTCCTTCCTGGACATTTTGAAGTCACCTCCTGATCATCAACACCAAATGAAGAACCTTCTTCATAAAGTTCCCAAGCAGGAAAGCAAACAACATGGTTTGGAAGTTAAGCGAGAAGATACCAGAAGTGGGCAAACTCTCTCCCTCAACACTCTACTGTGTGTTTACCTCATCCT AGTGTGCTTCCTGGTGTTGTCATCCTGCTTCCTGACTGTCAAAATGTTTTCCTTGGAGCATCGACTGGCAACGCTCGGCTCCGTTGCAGACTTGGCTCAGCCCGA aaacgACTACCTTCGAGGTAGCGACAATGTCAACCGGGAATTTTTTTCTGAATTGCTGAGCCTCAACCTCAAGAAGCTGGAGAAG GTGCAGAAGAATCTCCAAAGACTTTTGGATGAAGCCGTCTGA
- the LOC130913757 gene encoding GRAM domain-containing protein 2B isoform X2 translates to MVSEERQRSPKMLREHLQNSETEQQQPQQQESSTCRRSALVRSKTFDASLLTPIQSELDSKLERKKSHYSQLSKGNSQYHKIFKEISKDEQLRQSYTCALQKDILYQGRMFVSDHWICFHSKVFGKDTKIAIPVISVTHVKKTKTALLVPNAVVIATANDRYVFVSFLARDNTYKFLMSICLHLEEKSPCNSPIPSSSQLNFRGRTSPHSPRFPLSFHADFVDLDRTLRKSQQDTEESSTSDSQTPDDDKMGEFPGPSFLDILKSPPDHQHQMKNLLHKVPKQESKQHGLEVKREDTRSGQTLSLNTLLCVYLILVCFLVLSSCFLTVKMFSLEHRLATLGSVADLAQPENDYLRGSDNVNREFFSELLSLNLKKLEKVQKNLQRLLDEAV, encoded by the exons ATGGTTTCTGAGGAGCGTCAAAGGAGCCCAAAAATGCTCCGTGAGCATCTGCAGAACAGCGAGACTGAACAGCAACAACCTCAACAACAGGAATCATCAACATGCAGGAGATCAGCTCTGGTCAG GTCAAAAACATTTGATGCATCTCTGCTGACCCCGATTCAAAGTGAGCTGGATTCAAAGCTAGAGAGGAAGAAGTCTCACTACAGTCAG CTGTCCAAGGGTAATAGTCAATATCATAAAATCTTCAAGGAGATCAGCAAAGACGAGCAACTCAGGCAAA GTTACACATGTGCTCTGCAGAAGGACATCTTGTACCAGGGCCGCATGTTTGTCTCCGACCACTGGATCTGCTTCCACTCTAAAGTCTTTGGAAAAGACACCAAG ATCGCCATACCGGTAATATCTGTCACGCATGTCAAGAAGACCAAAACGGCCCTCTTGGTGCCCAACGCTGTTGTTATTGCCACAGCAAATGATAGG TACGTCTTTGTGTCCTTCCTGGCCCGGGACAACACCTACAAGTTCCTCATGTCCATCTGTCTTCACTTAGAG GAGAAGAGTCCATGCAACAGTCCCATCCCATCTTCATCCCAACTCAACTTTCGAGGTCGGACATCGCCTCACTCGCCACGTTTTCCTCTG AGTTTCCATGCCGACTTTGTGGATCTGGACAGAACACTACGGAAGAGTCAACAAGACACGGAAGAAAGCAGCACTTCCGATTCCCAGACGCCGGACGATGACAAGATGGGAG AATTCCCAGGTCCTTCCTTCCTGGACATTTTGAAGTCACCTCCTGATCATCAACACCAAATGAAGAACCTTCTTCATAAAGTTCCCAAGCAGGAAAGCAAACAACATGGTTTGGAAGTTAAGCGAGAAGATACCAGAAGTGGGCAAACTCTCTCCCTCAACACTCTACTGTGTGTTTACCTCATCCT AGTGTGCTTCCTGGTGTTGTCATCCTGCTTCCTGACTGTCAAAATGTTTTCCTTGGAGCATCGACTGGCAACGCTCGGCTCCGTTGCAGACTTGGCTCAGCCCGA aaacgACTACCTTCGAGGTAGCGACAATGTCAACCGGGAATTTTTTTCTGAATTGCTGAGCCTCAACCTCAAGAAGCTGGAGAAG GTGCAGAAGAATCTCCAAAGACTTTTGGATGAAGCCGTCTGA